One stretch of Arachis duranensis cultivar V14167 chromosome 1, aradu.V14167.gnm2.J7QH, whole genome shotgun sequence DNA includes these proteins:
- the LOC107485058 gene encoding uncharacterized protein LOC107485058, translated as MAFMESLLSKKKVFQGDETVVLTKEYSPLIQKKLTKKMPDPGNFLIPCTIGNITFEKVLCDLGSSINLMPLSVMKKLGIHEAQAKRITLQIADKFLKQAYRLVENVLVKVGELFLPADFVILDMGEDTDDCIILGRPFLATGALIDVDRGKLVLSYMRIGWFSRFSNLHHSLTKEVLAYRVHC; from the coding sequence ATGGCCTTCATGGAAAGCTTACTCTCTAAGAAGAAGGTCTTTCAGGGAGATGAAACTGTAGTCTTGACCAAGGAGTATAGTCCACTGATTCAGAAGAAGTTGACCAAGAAGATGCCAGACCCTGGAAACTTCTTGATTCCCTGTACCATTGGGAATATCACTTTTGAGAAAGTACTGTGTGATCTTGGttcaagcataaatctgatgCCTCTGTCCGTAATGAAGAAGCTGGGAATCCATGAAGCACAGGCAAAAAGGATAACCTTGCAAATAGCTGACAAGTTTCTGAAGCAGGCATATAGGCTAGTGGAGAATGTACTGGTCAAGGTTGGAGAGCTATTCCTCCCTGCAGATTTTGTGATACTTGACATGGGAGAGGATACAGATGactgcatcatcctaggaaggccattcctagccactggaGCCCTAATTGATGTAGATAGAGGCAAACTGGTGCTGAGTTACATGAGGATTGGATGGTTTTCAAGGTTTTCAAACCTCCACCACTCTCTGACAAAGGAGGTACTTGCATACAGAGTGCACTGCTAA